The Spirulina subsalsa PCC 9445 region ATTTTATCATGGATTCGCTGTCGCTCAGTATATTGCTGGGTTGCTATCCATCCCCTCCCTGCAAGCGAGGAAGGGGAATTCCGCAACATTTTTGTTAAAACAAGTCCTTATCCGTCACCGCCCCAAAGTGACTCGAAGAGACAACCTTCGCATACTTCGCCAACGCCCCTCGGGTATAACGGGGAGCCGGAGGAGTCCAAGCGGCGCGACGTTGAGCTAGTTCCTCCTCGGAAACGTGCAGATGGAGGGAACGGGCATGAGCATCAATGGTGATGGTGTCCCCTTCTTGAACTAGGGCAATGGTTCCCCCAACGGCGGCCTCTGGGGCGACGTGACCGACGACCAGGCCGTAAGTTCCGCCGGAGAAACGACCATCGGTAATTAAGCCCACACTATCCCCTAATCCTGCGCCGATAATGGCCGAGGTGGGGGCTAACATTTCCCGCATTCCGGGGCCACCTTTGGGGCCTTCATAACGGACAATGACCACATCTCCCCCTTGAATTTTCCCGGCTAGAATGGCATCTAAACATTCTTCCTCCGACTCAAAGACCCGGGCGGGGCCAGTGATTTGGGGGTTTTTCACGCCGCTAATTTTGGCGACTGAGCCATTTTCGGCGAGGTTGCCTTTGAGGATGGCGAGGTGTCCGGTGGTGTACATGGGATTGTCCCACTGACGGATCACATCTTGATCTGTGGGGGGATGATCGGGGACATCGGCGAGAACTTCGGCGATGGTTTGCCCGGTGATGGTGAGGGCATCGCCATGTAAAAGGCCGTGATTGAGCAACATTTTCATCACTTGGGGAATGCCCCCAACAGCGTGGAGGTCGGTGGCGACGTAACGCCCACTGGGTTTGAGGTCGCAGAGGACGGGGACGCGGCCGCGAATGGTTTCAAAGTCGTCGAGGGTGAGGGGAACGCCAATGGTGTGAGCGATCGCCAATAAGTGTAAAACCGAGTTCGTCGAACCCCCCACCGCCATGATCACGGCGATCGCATTCTCAAAGGCCTCCCGGGTTAAAATCTGGCTGGGTAAGCGTTGCGCCTTAATCGCCTCCACCAACACAAACGCCGATTTTTCCGTACTATCCGCCTTTTCTTGATCCTCCGCCGCCATAGTAGACGAATAGGGCAAGCTCATCCCCATCGCCTCAAACGCCGAGGACATGGTATTAGCCGTATACATTCCCCCACAAGACCCCGCCCCCGGACAGGCATTCCGTTCAATATTGGTCAGCGTCTCATCATCAATTTTCCCCGCGCTGTGTTGTCCCACCGCTTCAAAAGCGCTCACCACCGTTAAATCTTGCCCATTGTAGTGACCGGGCTTAATCGTTCCCCCATAGACGAAAATCGCCGGAATATTCATCCGGGCAATGGCAATCATCGCCCCCGGCATATTCTTATCACAGCCCCCAATGGCTAACACCGCGTCCATACTTTGGGCATTACAGGCCGTCTCAATCGAATCGGCAATCACATCCCGAGACACCAGAGAATATTTCATCCCCTCGGTTCCCATAGAAATCCCGTCAGAAACGGTAATCGTCCCAAACATTTGGGGCATCGCTCCGGCACTTTTCAAACCCGCCTCCGCCCGCAGTGCCAAGCTATTAATCCCCATATTACAGGGGGTGATTGTACTATAGCCATTCGCTAACCCGACAATGGGCTTGGTGAAATCCTCATCCCCAAAGCCCACCGCTCGTAACATCGCCCGATTTGGCGATCGCTGCACCCCTTGGGTAATCACCTGACTTCTACGATTATCTGCCATCCTGTGACATCCTCCTAAATTTAAAAATCGGCTCTCTTGATCCATTGTCTGTGACCTAGGACACAGATGGCACAACTCCCCCAAAAATTAAAGGATCTCTTCCCCCCTTGCCCAAACCCCTCCGTTATATATCCTGCCAATCCGAAGTAAGAACCCAAGGAATATATGAAGAAAACCCCTACTTTTGTAAGATTTTCATAAAAACTCCGCCAAATGGCTGACTATTTCTCTCCCAATACAGTAAAAACAAGAGATGATAAAAAAAGGGGTTTAGTGTAAACCGACCCCCAGCAAGCGAGAAGTGTAAAGTTCCTGCACCAATCCTGTGATCTTGCGAGACAATGGTTATAGAAGAAGGATAGATTATTGAACAAAATGGATGCCGCAGAACTACTACGGCGCTACAAAGCGGGAGAACGAGATTTTAGAGAAGTCAACCTCCAAGGAGCGTTTTTAGGAGGGGCTGACTTAAGTGGAGCTACCCTGCGCGAATCAGACCTTAGCCGT contains the following coding sequences:
- the ilvD gene encoding dihydroxy-acid dehydratase, which gives rise to MADNRRSQVITQGVQRSPNRAMLRAVGFGDEDFTKPIVGLANGYSTITPCNMGINSLALRAEAGLKSAGAMPQMFGTITVSDGISMGTEGMKYSLVSRDVIADSIETACNAQSMDAVLAIGGCDKNMPGAMIAIARMNIPAIFVYGGTIKPGHYNGQDLTVVSAFEAVGQHSAGKIDDETLTNIERNACPGAGSCGGMYTANTMSSAFEAMGMSLPYSSTMAAEDQEKADSTEKSAFVLVEAIKAQRLPSQILTREAFENAIAVIMAVGGSTNSVLHLLAIAHTIGVPLTLDDFETIRGRVPVLCDLKPSGRYVATDLHAVGGIPQVMKMLLNHGLLHGDALTITGQTIAEVLADVPDHPPTDQDVIRQWDNPMYTTGHLAILKGNLAENGSVAKISGVKNPQITGPARVFESEEECLDAILAGKIQGGDVVIVRYEGPKGGPGMREMLAPTSAIIGAGLGDSVGLITDGRFSGGTYGLVVGHVAPEAAVGGTIALVQEGDTITIDAHARSLHLHVSEEELAQRRAAWTPPAPRYTRGALAKYAKVVSSSHFGAVTDKDLF